A genomic region of Palaemon carinicauda isolate YSFRI2023 chromosome 22, ASM3689809v2, whole genome shotgun sequence contains the following coding sequences:
- the LOC137615977 gene encoding neurofilament heavy polypeptide-like, with protein sequence MIFLGSSTNYYYLFSVVKLASTMRKCPGLPDRPCGTFMSSIDTDPHTLCPYCRGQRCDSGNVSLKKENPKDSSSVAQTSSEAHTRSASRESPSSGSVGRIVVDRARGLGEGVPSYSEAAPPPPPGEDLIISPNVNVNDDDLLQLWDSLGLQGSPSKEALFDMIRLGAAVKQSPVVVEIDPLSIVEAVVAEASNESVQTSAPVVSEGLAPPSEHLSWEELSPMRTTTRPQPDAHHARPRSPARQRSPVRQRSPVRQRSPVRQRSPARQCSPARQRAPARQRLPAHHRSPARPRSSDLGSRGKTSCSPACQHSPPHHQSPTRHQISPARHPSPTCHRPQSPSLAHAPTARTMVPDECSPARPLARDISPARARPTASPLRALRLHTV encoded by the exons atgatcttcctaGGGTCGTCTACAAATTACTACTACCTATTC agtgttgtgaagttggcctctacaatgcggaagtgtccTGGGttgcctgaccgcccttgtgggaccttcatgtcatcAATAGACACCGACCCGCataccttatgcccttattgtaggggtcaacggtgtgatagtggtaat gtttctttgaagaaggaaaatcctaaggactcttcttctgtggcccaaacctcctccgaagctcacaCTCGATCGGCTTCTCGCGAGagtccgtcgagtggtagcgtaggtcgTATTGTTGTTGACCGagctcggggtttgggagagggagttccctcctatagcgaggcagctcctcctcctcccccgggggaggatttaattatttctcctaatGTGAATGTGAatgatgatgatcttttacagctttgggattctttggggcttcagggctcgccctccaaggaagccctgtttgacatgatcaggttgggagcagctgtcaaacagtcaccggtggTAGTAGAgattgaccctctgtctatcgtcgaggccgttgtggcagaggcttccaatgagagtgttcagaCCTCTGCTCCGGTTGTatctgaaggcttagctcccccctccgaacatctttcgtgggaggaactaagtccaatg cgcaccaCTACGCGCCCTCAGCCTGATGCACACCATGCACGCccacggtctcctgctcgtcagcgctctcctgttcgtcagcgatctcctgtgcgccagcgatctcctgtgcgccagcgctctcctgctcgccagtgctctcctgctcgccagcgcgctcctgctcgccagcgcttgccCGCGCATCATCGTTCGCCTgctcgcccacgatcttcggatctgggctccAGAGGGAAGACTTCTTGCTCCCCTGCTTGCCAGCACTCTCCACCACACCACCAATCGCCGACGCGCCACCAgatctcgcctgctcgccatccctcgcctacGTGCCATCGCCCACAAtctccatcgctcgcccacgcgcccactgctAGAACTATGGTTCCAGAtgagtgctctcctgcgcgcccgctcgctagggatatttcccctgcgcgCGCCCGCCCaacggcttcgcccttacgggcccttcgGCTACACACCGTCTGA